DNA sequence from the Mus caroli chromosome X, CAROLI_EIJ_v1.1, whole genome shotgun sequence genome:
TTAGTGGTTGCCAgtggctggggggagggggggggggggggggggggagggggaggatggcTTCCTGCTAGTGCTTAATGGGGCCAGGACTTCTTTTGAAGTGCTACGCATGTGTTGGAAACAGAGAGGGCTTGGCTGCACAGCACTGCCAATGTTATAAATGCTAAGGGGCTGCACCTTGATGTGGATCAATGCTTGTTACAGAACTGCTCCAACCTCAACCCTCTAAAAGGCAGGGCAGCCCAGTCCCCTGAGATGAGGAACTGAGATGAGGTGGGCAGTGTCAAACAACTGATGAGGACGAAacggggtgggggcagaggaggagggcttCCCATTTACCAGCCTCAGACAACTGTAGGCATGCAAGAAGCAGTCTGGAAGACTGCGCTTTAGGTTCTTACTTATTGCCTCCGTGCCAGTAACCTAGAATGTTCTAAAACACAAAAACGGCTTCACAAGGAGAGCCACAGCAAGCCACCCCAGTGGCCTTTTCCAGGCCAGTGCCAGGGTCTGGAGGAGAGCTGGGGTCTGCCAGAGCCCTGCTTGCAGGGCAAACCTTCTGAGGGTGGGATGCTCATCAGACAAGTCTGCCATGGGCTCCCTTGCACAGGagtgccagcctaggctatactCAATTTCAGTGTGATAGTCCTAATCAGGCCAGGtgggggtggtgcacacctttactaGCGGCACTTCctccggagacagaggcaggtggacatcTGTGAGTTTtcaggccactctggtctacagggtgaattcaggacaaccagagctacccagagaaaccctgtctctaataaacaaacaaaaaaatgtattagTGTTTCACAGCGCACCTGCATCAATTGCATTTCAGACCCTCACTCAAGCTTTTTAATCTAAAGAAATACCAAGTTCCCTTGAAAGACATTTCTCCTGGATCACAACTCAAGTTTTTATGTATTTAACACAGGGAAATGAGTTTTACAGCCATGACCTTCTGTCACAAGGCACAACATGTATGAATCTTGGTGACTCTGTGCCAAAAGTAGAAGAGTTGCAGCCCAGGTCAGGGATAGGAAATGGGAAATTGACGGTTATCAGGTACAGTTTCAATCCCCCAAATCAAAAATGTTCTAGAACTATGTTGCACAACAATGGGATTGTACTTATTAATACTAAGCTGCATCTTTAAAATTGTTAAAAGAGGACAGGTGCTGGTGGTACCCATCTTTAATCCTAGCTGCTCTGGGcacaagcactcaggaggcagaagcagcagatgggtctctgtgagtttgaggctagcctggtctaggtagtgagttccagggtagccagggctactgagagaaaccctgtctcaaagaaaagtcATCAAGGAGGATATGCTCCTCCCTTGCTCCtcaaaaaaaatagttaaaacagCGAAATGCATGTTTTACATCACCATTTTCAAATAAGCCTCTAAATTATTAAAGTGTACTGTTGCAATTTTAATAATTAGATAAATGCCAATCTGGAGAAAAGTAAAATTAACCTAGTTTAGATGTGGATACACATCATGACATTACAATAAACTTGACtttatcaacaacaaaaaatagcaaGTGAAATAGTGTTAGTTTAAACAATTCCTTCCTGATTTCTATGTAAAGCTGTACtgttgtgcttttttgtttttaagatataaaaCATTGGCACattaaaaacaccaaaaaatgAGGTAAAAACTGCAACTGCTTTAGTTCAATACTGGTGCCTAttttgagagaaggaaaatgaggcAAGACTTAAGACTGTGGGGCAGTTGGTGGTCCTCCCCTCCCTGTACCTCTATCCTGGCCACCTGTGTGTTCCTGGTGACTATGCTGAATGACTGCTCTGGGCACAAGCACTCTCTGTGGCATAACTCGCAGCTGCACATTCTGGCCTCTAGCCTGCAGCTGTTCTACCGGGGCAGCAGGGTACTGGAAGCTCTGTGACGGAAGGCTATGCCCATGACTCTGCTGGGCGGAGCCTAGCTGACATACCACACTTGCCTGAGGCTGGCTAACCCTCCCAGTCTCAGCAAGGTTAAGGAGACCACTTTGCTGAGCTGACACTGCCCAGTGCTGAATATTAGACCTCTGGGGGTAAGATGGTGGTACTGGCCGTGGAGGGACAGGAGCCCTAGGTGGCTGACACTGTTTTGGAATCAATACATACAAAGGCTCAGACTGcctctgcagctctggctgtaaatactgctgtggctgtggctgctgcagcagcagcaactgtgGTTGCTGTGGTTGCTGTGGTTGCTGTGGTTGCTGTGGCTGCGACCACAGTTGCAGCTGTGgttgctgtggctgtggctgtggctgtggttgctgtggctgtggctgtggttgcTGTGGCTGCAGCCATGGCTGCAGCTGTGGTTGCTGTGACTGTGAACACAGTCGCAGCTGTAGTTGCTGTGGCTGCAGCCTTGGCTGCAGCTGTGGTTGCTGTGACTGTGNNNNNNNNNNNNNNNNNNNNNNNNNNNNNNNNNNNNNNNNNNNNNNNNNNNNNNNNNNNNNNNNNNNNNNNNNNNNNNNNNNNNNNNNNNNNNNNNNNNNNNNNNNNNNNNNNNNNNNNNNNNNNNNNNNNNNNNNNNNNNNNNNNNNNNNNNNNNNNNNNNNNNNNNNNNNNNNNNNNNNNNNNNNNNNNNNNNNNNNNNNNNNNNNNNNNNNNNNNNNNNNNNNNNNNNNNNNNNNNNNNNNNNNNNNNNNNNNNNNNNNNNNNNNNNNNNNNNNNNNNNNNNNNNNNNNNNNNNNNNNNNNNNNNNNNNNNNNNNNNNNNNNNNNNNNNNNNNNNNNNNNNNNNNNNNNNNNNNNNNNNNNNNNNNNNNNNNNNNNNNNNNNNNNNNNNNNNNNNNNNNNNNTTGCTGTGACTGTGAACACAGTCGCAGCTGTGGTTGCTGTAGCTGCAGCCTTGGCTGCAGCTGTGGTTGCTGTGGCTGCGGCCAGGGTTGCTGCCACTGTGCTTGTGACTCTGGGTGCAAAATGACAGAGCCAGGTGGAATCCTAACAGTTATTGGACCTGAGTTATTTTTTACAATGATTTTCACAGATGTCTGCACTAAGTACTTTGGTTCTCTGGTCTGGGCACTGAGCATCTGACTTCTAGAAGGCGGAAAACCTCTAGAAGAGGTTTCTGTAGATGCTGGGGCACCAGTGGAGAAGCTCAGCACCTGGGATGGACTACTAACCAACACAGGGGTTCTCTGTGCTAGGCCAAGCAAATTGATAGCATTTCGGCCAGTGCCACGGCTGGGGCCCTGGGTGGCTGAACGGCTCTCTGGTGATCTGGCAGAGGACTGCACTGCTGTAGGGAGGGTTCTAACACCACTCACTCCCAAAAAGGTTTGCTGAGCCGagtcagcagatctgggagaagGAGCAAGTCTTGGAAGTTTCCTACCTCTGATTGATAATGAGGGAGAACTGACTACTGAAGAGCCCTGTCCTGAGGTGGAAGGCTGTATCAGCAATGGAGCTGGGGTGTTAACTCTCCTCTGCAAGGCTGGAGATGATACTGAATGGGATGTGGTCTTCCTCCTTTGGGAGGGCCGGCCAAGATGGATGGAGTCAGTAGACCCCTGCAGCATTTTGCCTAGACATTCAGCTGAGCTCTGGACAGACCCCTGGCATATACCCATTGCCTCCTCAGGCTCATTCCTTTCCCCAGCTACAGAAGCTTGTGAATGGACACTCGGGGCAACATGGGAACGATACATCTGGCTATCACGTCTGCCCTCTGATGGTGGCCTTACTTCAGGAGAGAAAAATGGATCACTAAGGGACTGTGCTGCCCATGGCTGACTGCCCTCTTCCAACTTAAATGGATAATCATATTTTACCTCAGGAGGAGGCCGGGCTGTTGACTCTGCATCATCACAGGGCATGGTTTGCTTCCCTGTAGCATATTTATGCACATCCACctctcctggggcctccagttcaCAGGGTCCCTGCTTCTGGGCATCTACACACTTTCCTGCTTCAGCGAGCTTCAGCTCATTTTGGTCACCTGgtttggtttctgcttcttttctgcAAGCAACCCCTGTTGAAACATCAGGGGGAGTTGTACATATATACTGTTCTTCTTCCAGATCTAGAAAGGACCACTCCTGACTTGTAAAGCATTGTCTTATAGAGTCTGTCATCATCTTCTGCTCATTAAACAGCAGTCTGTTGGCTGTGCAGGCGACAGCAACGGAGGGATCCAGACACAGTGGCTCAGCTGTTGCTAAAATCAGTTGGCTCTCAAGCTCAAGTTTTTCTTCCTCAGTCCACTGCCGGTTATCACTTGTAATGGACTCTACATCACTTACTAGACTCTGCATCGTGGGACGTAAGAGAATATGCCGAGTTTGGTAAGCAGGAGGCGATGTAGTAGACGGCACAgcagatgactcagcagatgaTGCAGCAGAGGACCAGGCAGAGGACACATCAGAGGACACAGCAGGCTCTGCACCAAGCTCCCCAGGAGGGTGGACATTACTGCATTGTCTGTAGTCTCGGATTTCTGCTATGACACACCCATGGTGAAAAACATTCACAGGAGACTTGTCCAGGACATCAATCAGAAAAGAAGGTAGCTCTTCAGCATCCAAGTATTCAAGCAGTTTCTGTCCTAAATAAGGCACCGGACAGGGCTCAATAAGGACTCCATCTTTGTCCTTCAGCATGAGAGAATAGCCCTGATTTTTGGGGTAGAGGTTGACCACTAAACATGGCAATGCCTCTCTCCTCAGAAGCTTCTCTAGCAAGTTGACATTGTGTTGAAGCCCCCCTGCATCTGGCTCTTTTTGACATTCTTCAACATAAATGTCATACAGTTTGTCATGAAGAGATTTTTCCCCAGGAGACAGCGGTCTGGCTGGAGGAGGCTCATGCTGGACAGTCTCAATAATATCATCTGTCTGCTCCAAAGCCTCAGCTAGATGCCGTTCCATCTTAATCGACAGTCAGGaccctgaaagaaaagaaaaaaggccctGTTAGCAAAGAGGTGGAAATAACGGCGGTTATATACCTGTTACTTTACAACCGCATCATAACAGTACTTAAATGCGGACACCAAGAAAGCCACCTCCCAGCCTAATAGCCACGCTGCCCCACGAGCCAGGAGCCCGTGGGCCTACGGCCCTGTCCGCGGCTCGATACCCACCCTGCGCCATGAGCCCGTGGGCCTACGGCCCGGTCCGCGGCTCGATACTCACCCTGCGCCATGAGCCCGTGGGCCTACGGCCCGGTCCGCGGNNNNNNNNNNNNNNNNNNNNNNNNNNNNNNNNNNNNNNNNNNNNNNNNNNNNNNNNNNNNNNNNNNNNNNNNNNNNNNNNNNNNNNNNNNNNNNNNNNNNNNNNNNNNNNNNNNNNNNNNNNNNNNNNNNNNNNNNNNNNNNNNNNNNNNNNNNNNNNNNNNNNNNNNNNNNNNNNNNNNNNNNNNNNNNNNNNNNNNNNNNNNNNNNNNNNNNNNNNNNNNNNNNNNNNNNNNNNNNNNNNNNNNNNNNNNNNNNNNNNNNNNNNNNNNNNNNNNNNNNNNNNNNNNNNNNNNNNNNNNNNNNNNNNNNNNNNNNNNNNNNNNNNNNNNNNNNNNNNNNNNNNNNNNNNNNNNNNNNNNNNNNNNNNNNNNNNNNNNNNNNNNNNNNNNNNNNNNNNNNNNNNNNNNNNNNNNNNNNNNNNNNNNNNNNNNNNNCACCCTGCGCCATGAGCCCGTGGGCCTAAGGCCCGGTCCGCGGCTCGATATCCACCCTGCGCCATGAGCCCGTGGGCCTACGTCCCTGTCCGCGGCTCGATACCCACCCTGCGCCATGAGCCCGTGGGCCTAAGGCCCGGTCCGCGGCTCGATACCCACCCTGCGCCATGAGTCCGTGGGCCTACGGCCCGGTCCGCGACTCGATACCCACCCTGCGCCATGAGCCCGTGGGCCTAAGGCCCGGTCCGCAGCTCGATACTCACCCTGCGCCATGAGCCCGTGGGCCTAAGGCCCGGTCCGCGGCTCGATACCCACCCTGCGCCATGAGCCCGTGGGCCTAAGGCCCGGTCCGCGGNNNNNNNNNNNNNNNNNNNNNNNNNNNNNNNNNNNNNNNNNNNNNNNNNNNNNNNNNNNNNNNNNNNNNNNNNNNNNNNNNNNNNNNNNNNNNNNNNNNNNNNNNNNNNNNNNNNNNNNNNNNNNNNNNNNNNNNNNNNNNNNNNNNNNNNNNNNNNNNNNNNNNNNNNNNNNNNNNNNNNNNNNNNNNNNNNNNNNNNNNNNNNNNNNNNNNNNNNNNNNNNNNNNNNNNNNNNNNNNNNNNNNNNNNNNNNNNNNNNNNNNNNNNNNNNNNNNNNNNNNNNNNNNNNNNNNNNNNNNNNNNNNNNNNNNNNNNNNNNNNNNNNNNNNNNNNNNNNNNNNNNNNNNNNNNNNNNNNNNNNNNNNNNNNNNNNNNNNNNNNNNNNNNNNNNNNNNNNNNNNNNNNNNNNNNNNNNNNNNNNNNNNNNNNNNNNNNNNNNNNNNNNNNNNNNNNNNNNNNNNNNNNNNNNNNNNNNNNNNNNNNNNNNNNNNNNNNNNNNNNNNNNNNNNNNNNNNNNNNNNNNNNNNNNNNNNNNNNNNNNNNNNNNNNNNNNNNNNNNNNNNNNNNNNNNNNNNNNNNNNNNNNNNNNNNNNNNNNNNNNNNNNNNNNNNNNNNNNNNNNNNNNNNNNNNNNNNNNNNNNNNNNNNNNNNNNNNNNNNNNNNNNNNNNNNNNNNNNNNNNNNNNNNNNNNNNNNNNNNNNNNNNNNNNNNNNNNNNNNNNNNNNNNNNNNNNNNNNNNNNNNNNNNNNNNNNNNNNNNNNNNNNNNNNNNNNNNNNNNNNNNNNNNNNNNNNNNNNNNNNNNNNNNNNNNNNNNNNNNNNNNNNNNNNNNNNNNNNNNNNNNNNNNNNNNNNNNNNNNNNNNNNNNNNNNNNNNNNNNNNNNNNNNNNNNNNNNNNNNNNNNNNNNNNNNNNNNNNNNNNNNNNNNNNNNNNNNNNNNNNNNNNNNNNNNNNNNNNNNNNNNNNNNNNNNNNNNNNNNNNNNNNNNNNNNNNNNNNNNNNNNNNNNNNNNNNNNNNNNNNNNNNNNNNNNNNNNNNNNNNNNNNNNNNNNNNNNNNNNNNNNNNNNNNNNNNNNNNNNNCCGCGGCTCGATACCCACCCTGCGCCATGAGCCCGTGGGCCTAAGGCCCGGTCCGCGGCTCGATACCCACCCTGCGCCATGAGCCCGTGGGCCTACGGCCCGGTCCAAGCGGCTGTGGTCACCATTCTATTGGCCGAGG
Encoded proteins:
- the LOC110286284 gene encoding transcription factor SPT20 homolog, with amino-acid sequence MERHLAEALEQTDDIIETVQHEPPPARPLSPGEKSLHDKLYDIYVEECQKEPDAGGLQHNVNLLEKLLRREALPCLVVNLYPKNQGYSLMLKDKDGVLIEPCPVPYLGQKLLEYLDAEELPSFLIDVLDKSPVNVFHHGCVIAEIRDYRQCSNVHPPGELGAEPAVSSDVSSAWSSAASSAESSAVPSTTSPPAYQTRHILLRPTMQSLVSDVESITSDNRQWTEEEKLELESQLILATAEPLCLDPSVAVACTANRLLFNEQKMMTDSIRQCFTSQEWSFLDLEEEQYICTTPPDVSTGVACRKEAETKPGDQNELKLAEAGKCVDAQKQGPCELEAPGEVDVHKYATGKQTMPCDDAESTARPPPEVTGTEAISKNLKRSLPDCFLHAYSCLRLVNGKPSSSAPTPFRPHQLFDTAHLISVPHLRGLGCPAF